CAACGCGGGCCTGCGCGCATCCCGGCACACATCGGGCACGGCAACGCCGGCGCCCTGGTGGTGATGCCGCACGCCTACCACATTAGATGAGGAGCGTCCTCATGTCCGACACGAGCTTGCCCGACCGCCTCGGAGCGGTCCGGCGGCTGCTGAGAAATCCGTCACGACCGGTGCGGCGCCTAGCCGTGGTGCTGGGAGTGGTGATCGCCACCTTCATCGCCGGCGTCGCGATCTTCGCGCCCCGGATGGCGATGGCAGCCAACCACACCATCACGATCAAGAACTTCACTTTCACACCCGAGGTGCTCAACGTCTCCCCGGGCGACACCGTCACGTTTGTCAACCAGGAGACCGACGGCACCCTGCACACGATCCGTGGGGACTTCACGTCGCCCGACCTGCCGCCGGGTGCCTCGTTCACCGTCACCATCACGGGCACTCGCAGCTACTCCTACTTCTGCGGCAATCACCCGTACATGCTGGGCACGATCAACTCCGGCAGTGCGCCACCCACCACCACGGCGCCGACCCCGACAACGGCGGCGCCCACCACCGCCGCACCCACCACGAGCCCGCCGACCACCGGGCCGGTCCCGACGACCCCGGTGGCCACACCCACCGGCACGGCCTCACCCACACCGCCACCATCCGGTACGCCGCCATGCCAGAACCCGACGGTCGGCGCCGAGCAAGGCGACGGCACCCGACTGGCGACGTTCGAGGTGGTCGGCGGGGTGAAGGTGTTCAAGCTCTGCATGGCGCCGCTGAACCTACAGGTATCCGCCGGTGTGATCCGGCCGGCGCTCGCGTTCAACGGGATCGTGCCCGGACCCACGATCAAGGTGAACGAGGGCGACAAGCTGCGCTTCATCGTGCAGAACAACATGACCGAGCACACCGCCGTGCACTGGCACGGCATGGAGCTGCCCAACGCGCAGGACGGTGTGCCGGACATCACCCAGCCGCACATCATGCCCGGTGAGATTTACACGTACGAATGGACGGCCAAGAGCACCGGCACTCACTGGTACCACTCGCACATGGGCGGCAGCCAGGTCGGCAAAGGCCTCTACGGCGCGCTGCTGATCACCCCCACGCTCGGGGACATCACGGCGGACAAGCACTACACCGTTGAGATCGGCGACGGATCGAACGGATTCACCCTCAACGGCAGGTCGTATCCGGCGACCGTGCCGCTGTCGGCGCGGCTCAACCAGAAGGTGCACATCCGCCTCATCGGCACCGGGCCGGAGATGCTGCACCCGATGCACCTGCACGGCATGCCGTTCCAGGTCGTCGCGCAGGACGGCATCAAGATCACCTCACCATACACAGTGGACACGCTGACCGTCGCTCCAGGACAGACGTTTGACATCGTCTTCCAGCCCAAGGAGGTCGGCAAGTGGCTGCTGCACTGCCACGTCTTCTCCCACTCAGAGGGGCCCAACGGGATGGTCGGCCTGGTGACCGTCCTCGACATCACCGCGTGACCGCTGGCCGGTAAGCCCCCGAACGCCGGCCCGGCCGATCGCCGGCCGGGCCGGCACCCAGTCCGACATCGGCTCCACAATGGACGGAGTGAACCACACATGAGCAAGCGCCTGAGCCGCGCCCTGGTGATTATCAGCGCCGGGATCGCCACCCTGATGCTCACCCCCGCGGCACCCGCCGTCGCCCACGTCACGATCACCCCGGCCACGGTCACCGCCGGCGGGCGCGCCACGTTCACCGTCAAGGTGCCCAACGAGCGCGATTCGGCCAGTACCGTCAAGGTGGAGGTCGTCTTTCCGGAAGGCGCGGCCCTGAGCTCGCTCTCGCTGCGGTCGGTGCCCGGCTGGACCGCCACCGTCAAGCGCCGGCCGGTGTCCGCCACCGCCACACAGCCGGCCGCGCATGGCCACAGCGCCGCGACCGACGCCGTCACCGGCATCGTCTGGCAGAGCACCACCGGAGTACGGCCAGGCGAGTTCCAGACCTTCGATGTCGCCACCGGACCGCTGCCGAAGGAGCCCACCACGCTGGTGTTCAAAGCGGTGCAGACGTACTCCAACGGCGAGGTCGTGCGCTGGATCGAGACACCCCGGGACGGGGAACCGAAACCGGAGCATCCCGCGATGGTCGTCATCGTGGCGCCGTCCGGCCGGCCGGTGACGGCCGCCGTCCTGGACACCGGTAACGGCGGCGACCCGGTCCGGTCCATGGCCGGGCTGATCGTAGCGCTATTGGCGCTCATCGTCGCCACCGCAGGCTTCGTTCGCCGGCGACCCGCCGTGACGGCGTCACCGCCACCGCCCGACGCCATCGCGACGAACCGCGCCGCCCAGCCGCTGAGCGCGGGCAAGAGGTGACGACCGTGTTCAGCCGACTCCGCGCGGCCGGCGCCATACGCGGCGGCGGCCGGACCGCCGGAAGGCTTACCGCGGCGCTTCTGCTCAGCCTGGTCGCTACCACGGTGACCGGCCTGGCCACTCCCAGCCCTGCCTGGGCCCACGCCAGCTTGGTCTACGCCAGCCCGGCTGACCAACAGACTCTCCAAGAGTCCCCGGATCGGCTGCGACTCCAGTTCACCGAGGCAGTGAGCGCAACCGCCGGGGGCATCCGCCTGTACGACGCCGCCGGCCAGGCCGTACCCCTCAGCGCACCAACGCATCCGCCAGCCGACCAGACCACAGTGGACGTACTGCTTGCCGAGCCACTGCCGGACGGCGGCTACGCCTTGTCGTGGCGGGTCGTCTCCGCCGACAGCCACCCGGTCTCCGGCGCGCTCACGTTCACCGTCGGTACCGCCGGCACGGCCGCCGCGTCGAACCTCACCGACACCGACAGCGCCGCCGCGGGATGGGCGTACGGCTCCGCCCGCTGGCTCGGGTTCGCGGCCCTCGCGGTGCTGATCGGCTCGGCGTTCTTCCTCGTTCACGCCTGGCCGGCCGGCGCACGCCGGCCCGCCGCCCGCCGCCTGCTCTGGACCGGGTGGGGCGCGTCGCTCGCCGCCACCATCGCCACGGTCCTGCTCTACGGCCCGTACTTGGCCGGCACGTCGCCAGGCCACCTCCTGGACGCTGGGCTCCTCGACCAGTCGCTCCGCGAGACCCGCCACGGCCACGCGCTCACCGTGCGGATCGCGCTGCTGCTCGCGTTCGCGCCCCTCATCTGGTACGGGCTGCGCCGGATGGCCCGAGACTCCGCGATGGGTGCACGCGAGCGCGTCGTACTCCCGATCGCCGTCCTCGCCACCGGGGCTCTTCTTGCCGCGACCTGGACCGCCGCCGGCCACAGCACGACCGGCACCCTCACCCCCGCGGCCCTCACCGCCGACGTCATCCACCTCGTCGCGATGGCGGTGTGGCTGGGCGGCCTCGCGGTCCTCGCCATCGCCCTGCTACCCAGCCGGGACACCGCCAGCATGCGCAGGGCGGTGCCGGCGTTCTCCCGGGCCGCCGCGGTGAGCGTCGTGGCGCTCGTCGCCACCGGCGTGTTTCAGTCCTGGCGCCAGGTGCGCACCGTGCCCGCCCTGCTGAACACCACCTACGGCCAAATGCTGATAGCGAAGGTGCTGGCCGTGCTCGTCATCCTGACGCTGGCCGCCGCCGCTCGATCCTGGGTACGCCGCCAATACACGATTTCCGGGCGCCGCGCCGCCGCTGGACCCGATCCCCATCAGCTGTACCACTTCCGGCGCCGCGTCACGCACGAGGTACTCCTCGCCGTCGCGGTGCTCGGGCTCTCCGCCGCCCTGGTCACCTCCGAGCCGGCAAGCACCGCCTACGGTGCGGGCGACGATGTCCCACCGCCGAGCGGGCCGCCGACCAGCGCGGCCGCCACGATGCCGGGCACAGTGCCCTTCGAGGCCGGCTCCGGGCCATCGGGCAAGGGCCTGGTCGCCTTCGACCTCCAACCCCGCCGGGTCGGCCCCACCGCCGCCCACGTCACGGTCCTCGACAGCGGCGGACGCCCCATGACCGTCCCGGAGGTCACCATCACCCTCCGGCTCGCCGCGAAGGACCTCGGCCCTCTCCCGATCAACGATCTGCTACCAATCGGACCCGGTCACTACACCGGCACCACCACCGTGCCCCTGCCCGGACAGTGGGAGGTGGCCATCACCGTTCGAGTCTCCGACACGGACCAGACGACCGTGCGCCTGCCGTTGACGATCGAAGGCCAAGGCTCCTGATCCGCCCGGCCGGCGACCCGCACCCACCGGGAGAAGGGCGGCACCCACGCTGGCAGGCTACGGGTCAGCCGAGCCGGGTGATCTCGACGGTGACGCCGAAGAGCTCCGCTTTCTGCCCGGAGTAGACGCCGGACAGTGGCCGCACGTCGGCGTAGTCGCGGCCGCGGGCCAGCAGTACGTGTCGGCTGGCCACCTCCGCGAGGCTGGTCGGGTCGACCGGGATCCAACCGCCGGCCCAGAACTCCACCCATGCGTGGCTCTGGCCGGGAGTCACTTCCCCGATTTCGGCCTCCACGGTCGGGTGCAGGTAGCCGGAGACGTAACGCGCGGGCAGGCCAACCGCGCGGAGCAGGGCCAGCGTGATGTGGGCGAAGTCCTGACACACGCCCTTGCCCGCGGCGCGGGCCTCGGCCGACGAGGTGTGTACGTGTGTCGCGCCCGGCTCGTAGCGCAGCGTCTCGTGGGTCCACTCGGCGGCGCGTAGCCCGGCCTGCATCGGCGTCGAGCCGGTGCGCAGGGACTGCCCGAGCTCGGCGATCTCCGGCTCCTCCTGGACGTAGCGCGACGGGGCGAGCAGCTCGCCGAAACGTTCCCGGACCGCGCGGGAGGCCAGGTGGGTCCAGTCGACGTCGACCGGTGCCGGCCGCGGCCCTGCGGTCTCGACCGTCGAGGTCGCCAGCACGACGAGCTCGGTGTGCGGGATGTGGATGTCGAACGCGTCAACCGTGGTGCCCCAGTAGTCGACGTAGCGCAGCGGCCTGGCCGCGGGCGTGACCTCCAGGGCGGCGTGCAGGGTGCGCTGTCCGTCGACGCTCGGAGGGGTGAGCCTCGCCTCGTTGTACGAGGCCCGCACCGGTCCGCCGTACCGGTAGCCGGTGCGGTGCCGGATCGCGATCCGCCAGGTCATGTGGCGGGCTCCTCGATGCGCCAGTGCAGCGGTGCCGACCCGGTGAACAGCCGCCGGGTGACGTCTTCGCTGACCGTGGACACGGTCCGCTGCAGTCCGTGTAGCCGCTCCACGAGGTCGTCGAGCAGTGTGGCGGCTGACAGGAACTCCAGGTCGGTACGGGCTCGACCGATGGCTCGGCGGGCGGACTCGTCCAGCGCGGACCGCCCGGACGCCGGGTCGAGTCGGACCAGCGCTTCCTCTCCGGCGCACAGTGCATGGAAGACAGACCGCGGAAAGAGCCGATCCACCAGGAGAAACTCGAGAACCCGGCGGGCGTCGACACCCTGCTGGTAGGTGCGCAGATAGGCGTCGTGGGCCGAGCACGCCCGTAGGGTGGATGTCCAGCCTTCGTCGCCGACGCCCGTGCCGAGCCGGGCCGCGAGCAGCCGCGCAGTCATGTCGACGCGCTCCAGGCTGCGGCCGAGGACGAGCGCGTCGTAGCTCGCGTCCCGGCTCATGCTGGCCTCGACGTGGCCGGCGAAGGTCGCGGCGCACTCGCGGACGTAGGAGAAGAAGGGCGCGGGGCCGAAGTCCCGGGCGGCGGCCACCCGGGCCGGGAGCGCGTTGTGGGTCGAGTTCAGGCACTGCCAGATCTCGGCGGAGAGCGCCTCGCGCGCGCCGCGGGCGTTTTGCCGGGCGGCGACCAGCGCGCCGGCGATCGAGTTGGGGGCGTCGTCGTAGCCGAGCAGCTCCAGTACGGCCTGGCTGTCCCGGTGCCGCGAGGCGACATCGTCCGGGACACCCATGACGGTCAACAGGACGGCGCAGGCGGCGCCCTCGTCCACGGTCGGGTCTTCGAGCACCTCGTGAAAATGCACGTCGAGAAGCCGGGCCGTGTCTTCGGCCCGTTCGACGTACCGGCCGATCCAGAACAGCGACTCGGCTACGCGGCTCAGCACCTGGGTCCCCTCACTGCTGCGGCTGGTCGTCGTGCGGGCCGCGGTCGGGTGTGGTGCCCCGCACCGCCTGAGCGGGGAAGGCCGGCGGACCGGTCGCTTCGGACGCCGGCTCGGGCGTCGAGGTGAGCACCCAGGTGTCCTTGGAGCCGCCGCCCTGGCTGGAGTTGACGATCAGGCTCCCCTCCCGCAGCGCCACCCGGGTCAGCCCGCCGGGCAACACGTGGACCTGCTCGCCGTCGTTGACCGCGAACGGCCGCAGGTCGATGTGCCGGGGCAGCAGCCGGTCGTCGCGCTGGGACGGCGAGGTCGACAGCAGCACCAGCTCCTGCGCGATCCACGCGCGCGGCTCCGCGAGCACCCGCTCGCGCACGGCGGCCAGCTCGGCGTCCGAGGCGGACGGGCCGATAACGATGCCGGCGCCGCCGGATCCGTCGACCGGCTTCACGACGAGCTGGTCGAGCCGCTCCAGGCACTCCTCGCGAACGTCCGGATCGTCGAGCCGGTAGGTCGTCACGTTGGACAGCAACGGCTTCTCACCCAGGTAGTACTCGATCAGCGCCGGAACGTACGAATAGGTCAGCTTGTCGTCGGCGACGCCGTTGCCGACCGCGTTGGCGATCGTGACGTTGCCGGCGCGGGCGGCGTTGAGCAGGCCCGGGCACCCCACGACCGAATCAGGTCGGAAATGCACCGGGTCGAGAAAGTCGTCGTTGACCCGCCGGTAGACGACGTCCACCCGCTGCCTGCCGCCGAGGCTGCGCATGTACAGGACGTGCTCGTCGCAGAACAGGTCGCGGCCCTCGACAAGCTCGATGCCCATCTTGCGGGCCAGGAAGGCGTGCTCGAAATAGGCCGGGTTGTACACACCTGGGCTGAGCAGCACCACCACCGGCTCATTGACACCGTCCGGCGCCGACCGGCGCAACGCGTCCAACAGCCGCCCCGGGTAGGAGGCGACCGGCCGCACCTGCTGCTCCAGGAACAGCCCGGGAAAGACCCGCGCCATGGTGCGCCGGTTTTCCACAACATAGGACATCCCGGACGGTACCCGCAGATTGTCCTCAAGCACCCGCAGTACGCCCGCCTCATCGCGGACCAGGTCAATTCCGGCGAGATGGATCCGGACGTCGTTACGCGGCCGGATGCCGTGTGCCGGCCGGCAGAATGTGGCCGACGTGGTCAGCAAAGTGCGCGGCACCACACCGTCATGGACGACCTCGGCCGGGCCGTACACATCGGCGAGGAAGGCCTCCAAGGCCCGAACCCGCTGTACGACGCCCGCCTCGACCACGTCCCACTCGGCGGCCGGGATCAGCCTGGGGATCAGGTCGAGCGGAAACAGCCACTCCTCGCCGGCGTGGGAGAACGTCACGCCCTGGTCGCGGAAGCTGCGATCCCGTGCCGCCGCACGCTGCGCCAGGTCTTCGCCGGTGAGCAGCTGCAGGGCATCGTAGAGCGCGCGCATGTGTGGATGCGGCAGCCCGTCCGCCCCGAACATCTCGTCGTACGCTGGGCCGCGCGGATAACCGTCCAGAAGCCCTCCCATGCGAGGATTCGTACCACCGATTCGTTGCCGCGACCAGCAGTTACGGTGAGGAAACAATGACGGACCAGACTGAGGACATGGCAGCCGTCTCGCGGCAGGTCCGGGTCGGGTGTGAGTTCCGGTACACCGCAGAGGTCGAGACGCCCGCGATCTTCCAGGTCGAGCCGTCCGGGACAGGTCCCGCGGCGGTGCTCCAGCAGGCCTGGGACATCCAGCCCGCGACCACCCGACACGGGTACACCGACCTTTAC
This genomic stretch from Phytohabitans houttuyneae harbors:
- a CDS encoding multicopper oxidase domain-containing protein, whose product is MSDTSLPDRLGAVRRLLRNPSRPVRRLAVVLGVVIATFIAGVAIFAPRMAMAANHTITIKNFTFTPEVLNVSPGDTVTFVNQETDGTLHTIRGDFTSPDLPPGASFTVTITGTRSYSYFCGNHPYMLGTINSGSAPPTTTAPTPTTAAPTTAAPTTSPPTTGPVPTTPVATPTGTASPTPPPSGTPPCQNPTVGAEQGDGTRLATFEVVGGVKVFKLCMAPLNLQVSAGVIRPALAFNGIVPGPTIKVNEGDKLRFIVQNNMTEHTAVHWHGMELPNAQDGVPDITQPHIMPGEIYTYEWTAKSTGTHWYHSHMGGSQVGKGLYGALLITPTLGDITADKHYTVEIGDGSNGFTLNGRSYPATVPLSARLNQKVHIRLIGTGPEMLHPMHLHGMPFQVVAQDGIKITSPYTVDTLTVAPGQTFDIVFQPKEVGKWLLHCHVFSHSEGPNGMVGLVTVLDITA
- a CDS encoding YcnI family copper-binding membrane protein, giving the protein MSKRLSRALVIISAGIATLMLTPAAPAVAHVTITPATVTAGGRATFTVKVPNERDSASTVKVEVVFPEGAALSSLSLRSVPGWTATVKRRPVSATATQPAAHGHSAATDAVTGIVWQSTTGVRPGEFQTFDVATGPLPKEPTTLVFKAVQTYSNGEVVRWIETPRDGEPKPEHPAMVVIVAPSGRPVTAAVLDTGNGGDPVRSMAGLIVALLALIVATAGFVRRRPAVTASPPPPDAIATNRAAQPLSAGKR
- a CDS encoding copper resistance CopC/CopD family protein, giving the protein MTGLATPSPAWAHASLVYASPADQQTLQESPDRLRLQFTEAVSATAGGIRLYDAAGQAVPLSAPTHPPADQTTVDVLLAEPLPDGGYALSWRVVSADSHPVSGALTFTVGTAGTAAASNLTDTDSAAAGWAYGSARWLGFAALAVLIGSAFFLVHAWPAGARRPAARRLLWTGWGASLAATIATVLLYGPYLAGTSPGHLLDAGLLDQSLRETRHGHALTVRIALLLAFAPLIWYGLRRMARDSAMGARERVVLPIAVLATGALLAATWTAAGHSTTGTLTPAALTADVIHLVAMAVWLGGLAVLAIALLPSRDTASMRRAVPAFSRAAAVSVVALVATGVFQSWRQVRTVPALLNTTYGQMLIAKVLAVLVILTLAAAARSWVRRQYTISGRRAAAGPDPHQLYHFRRRVTHEVLLAVAVLGLSAALVTSEPASTAYGAGDDVPPPSGPPTSAAATMPGTVPFEAGSGPSGKGLVAFDLQPRRVGPTAAHVTVLDSGGRPMTVPEVTITLRLAAKDLGPLPINDLLPIGPGHYTGTTTVPLPGQWEVAITVRVSDTDQTTVRLPLTIEGQGS
- a CDS encoding transglutaminase family protein, translated to MTWRIAIRHRTGYRYGGPVRASYNEARLTPPSVDGQRTLHAALEVTPAARPLRYVDYWGTTVDAFDIHIPHTELVVLATSTVETAGPRPAPVDVDWTHLASRAVRERFGELLAPSRYVQEEPEIAELGQSLRTGSTPMQAGLRAAEWTHETLRYEPGATHVHTSSAEARAAGKGVCQDFAHITLALLRAVGLPARYVSGYLHPTVEAEIGEVTPGQSHAWVEFWAGGWIPVDPTSLAEVASRHVLLARGRDYADVRPLSGVYSGQKAELFGVTVEITRLG
- a CDS encoding alpha-E domain-containing protein, with the protein product MLSRVAESLFWIGRYVERAEDTARLLDVHFHEVLEDPTVDEGAACAVLLTVMGVPDDVASRHRDSQAVLELLGYDDAPNSIAGALVAARQNARGAREALSAEIWQCLNSTHNALPARVAAARDFGPAPFFSYVRECAATFAGHVEASMSRDASYDALVLGRSLERVDMTARLLAARLGTGVGDEGWTSTLRACSAHDAYLRTYQQGVDARRVLEFLLVDRLFPRSVFHALCAGEEALVRLDPASGRSALDESARRAIGRARTDLEFLSAATLLDDLVERLHGLQRTVSTVSEDVTRRLFTGSAPLHWRIEEPAT
- a CDS encoding circularly permuted type 2 ATP-grasp protein → MGGLLDGYPRGPAYDEMFGADGLPHPHMRALYDALQLLTGEDLAQRAAARDRSFRDQGVTFSHAGEEWLFPLDLIPRLIPAAEWDVVEAGVVQRVRALEAFLADVYGPAEVVHDGVVPRTLLTTSATFCRPAHGIRPRNDVRIHLAGIDLVRDEAGVLRVLEDNLRVPSGMSYVVENRRTMARVFPGLFLEQQVRPVASYPGRLLDALRRSAPDGVNEPVVVLLSPGVYNPAYFEHAFLARKMGIELVEGRDLFCDEHVLYMRSLGGRQRVDVVYRRVNDDFLDPVHFRPDSVVGCPGLLNAARAGNVTIANAVGNGVADDKLTYSYVPALIEYYLGEKPLLSNVTTYRLDDPDVREECLERLDQLVVKPVDGSGGAGIVIGPSASDAELAAVRERVLAEPRAWIAQELVLLSTSPSQRDDRLLPRHIDLRPFAVNDGEQVHVLPGGLTRVALREGSLIVNSSQGGGSKDTWVLTSTPEPASEATGPPAFPAQAVRGTTPDRGPHDDQPQQ